The region AGCTTTTAGACAGAATAAACTCTTCGGGAAAAATATTTCTATCCCATACCAAACTTTATGAAAAGTTCGTTATCAGATTAACGATTGGCGGTATAAGACATGAACATAAGCATATTGAAAATGGGTGGGAATTAATTAAAACAACAGCGCGCCAATTAAAATGATTAAACAAATTATTATGGATTAAATATATGGATTCACTCTTACAATTTTCATTACTTGCATTTACTTCTCTATTTACAATGATCAATCCATTGGGTGTTATTCCTGTTTATAATACACTAACCGAAGGTATGACATCAAAACAAGCTGCTGCAATAGCATTTAAAGCTACATCAACTGCACTGATTGTTCTTTTGCTCTTCACATTCGGGGGAAATATGATTTTCAATATTTTCAATATATCTGTTAATGGACTTAAAATTGTCGGCGGAATTCTGTTTTTCTATTCAGGCTATGATATGTTGAGAGGTAAACTTACACGTATAACTTCTGATAATGAAAAAAATGAAGAAGCTATAAAAAATTTTGCAATAGCTCCGCTTGGAATACCGATGATTACTGGTCCGGGAGTTATTACTATTTCTATCGTTTTAATGAATGATGCACCTGACTTTACTCATAAATCATTGCTGATTGTATCAATTTTATTTGTTATGGGCATAACACATATTATACTTTTAAGCTCTAGAAGAATTTTAGGTTTTCTTGGAGAAAGCGGCAATAAAGTACTAACCAGAATAATGGGACTGATTGTTATGGTTATAGCAGTCGAACTGTTCTTCAGAGGATTAAAACCAATTATTCAGGATATTCTGAACATTCACTAATATTTTGTAACCATTTTCAGTTATGATCATCTTACTTCAGAAATATTTTAATCTTTTATCAAAGGGAAAAAATGGCAGTTAAAAAAGCATTCGTAAAACAATTACAAGGAATCACATTTACAGGAAAAACTGATTCAAATCATTGGATAACAATGGATGGACCTGAAAATTTTTATGGCAGCAATGCAGGTATTCGTCCAAAGGAATTAATTTTACTAAGCCTTGCCGGCTGCACTGGTAGTGATGTAATTGCAATCCTGCAAAAGAAAAAAGTTAAGTTAGATAATCTTGAAATTAATATTACAGCAGAGCAGCAGGAAACTCATCCTCAGGTTTACACAAAAATACACATCGAATTTTTATTTTATGGAAAAGATATAGCCGAAAAAGATGTTGAAAGGGCAATAGAGTTATCTCAGAATACTTATTGCAGCGTAACTGCAATGCTTCAGAAATCTGTAGAAATAACTCATAGTTATAAAATCATCAAAAGTGAATAGAGTTTTACTGAAGTGATTAAGATCGGAATGGTGGATTTTGGAATGATGGAAGATCAGATTTTATTCTTATAAAATTCCGTTACTCCAAAATTCCATCACTCCATTTCAACAGAACTACATTATTAAAATCAGCTTTTCTGATATAAACCTATTGTATTTCCTTCAGAATCATTAAACAATGCATACCAGCCCATTGCAGGAATAACTGTTCTGGTTCTTTTAACAGCTCCGCCGTTTTCTTTTGCTTTTTTCAGTATTGATTCAATATCCGGAATGTTGACGTGAAAAATTGTTGAATCTCCCTTAATAACTTCATCAACTCTTCTTAATCCTACCATTGTTCCCTTATGATTATTAAAAAGTAAATAATCATGACCGAATGGTCTGAAATCCCACCCAAGTACTTTCTGATAAAACTCTTTGGATTTATTTAAATCTGTTGTAGGAATTTCGCAATGTGCGATTAAATGATCTGCCATATTTGTCCCTTAATAATTTTGAGATTTGTTTGTAAAAAGATAATTCTGCTTAATTATTATTACAAATTATTTGAAGCAATTATTTAATAAGTGTTTAAAAGATTTATTTGTTTATTTAACAATTTTCGAAACCTCTTTAAATACCGGGGTTCCGCAAACTTCGAGAAGTTCAAACAAAATTGATTCTGTGGTTGTAATTTCAGCACCAAGTGTCCGCATTCTGTCCAGAGCAATTTGGTAATCAATTTCTTTGCGTGAAGAAGCAGCATCTGCCGCAAGATCAACCTGAAAATCATTAGCAATTAAATCTAATACAGTTTGCTGAACGCAAACATGAGATTCTACTCCGCAAACAACTATTTGGCTTAATTTATTTTTATAAAATTCTTCGAAAAGATTTTCGGCACCTGAACAGCTAAAACTCATTTTTTGATAAGCCGTATAACCAGAAAGTTCTTCCAAAATTTTGGCAGAAGTTGGACCCAAACCTTTTGGATACTGTTCAGTAAAATAAATAGGTAATTGCATTGCTTTAAAACCCTTAATCAGCTTAACTGTATTTTCTAATACTGATTCATAATTTCTGATAACAGGAAGAATGCGTTCCTGCAAATCAATAATCAGAAGTGCAGTAGTTTCTTTTTTAAGTATAATTGGATTTCTTCTCATAGTTCTTTTCTTTCACTTGTAAATGCGATCCCGATTTATCGGGAGAAGCAATCTCAAACTTTAAACCAAAGATTGCTTCGGTTGATCGCCATCGCAATGACTTTTATTAATCTTAAACTTGAACTTTTAATAAATCTCATCCATTCCATATTTACCGCATGAATACATCATTAAAATAGATGCAAGGTCTATTAAGGATTTCTTTTGTTCATCTGCGTGAATTACGAGATCATAAACTTCAGCCATAAATTGGAAGTTACTAAGAATCTTTTTTAGCTCACGATGAGTAGGTGAACCATGCCAGTTTGCAACCTGTTTTACAAGAACTTTTTCATATCGTCTTAAAAAATCTCTGAACGAAATTAAATGAGTTGCATTTGCGTGGCGCGGATGACAGATTACAATTAAGTCATTGAAATAAGTATCCCATTTTTTTGCAAGCTTCTGATTTCTGGTATCCATTACAAATCTTGCCTGCTCTAAAGTAAACTCAGCTTTAGTAGTTACTTTAAATTGCGGAATGATCGCATAACCATCATAACTGATTTCATCATCATCTTCATCATAATATTTCCATCTTTTAAGAAGTTGATTTGGCGTATAAATAGTAACCACTTTATCAAGTGAGCTATCGGTTACAATAAATTTTCTTTGCTGATAATTAACAACAGTAAACCAGTGTTCCCAGTTATCAACGCTTAAAACGCAGGGATATCCTTTCTTTAGCTGTTCGATTAAGACTTTTATTGCGTCATCGGGCTTTTCACGACGGAAGTATTTCATCTTACAATTATAAAACTTAGCTGCTTTAGCTAAACCAATCTCATCTGTTCCATACCACCAGGTACTGCCGGCTTTTATTCCGATTTGATTCTCACTTTCAAATCTGCCAAGCATTACGAGTGCATATTTAAGAGCAAAAGGTCCACACTGATATTTAAACGGTTGGGGATAGAAACTCATTTTTACTTATAAGAATTTTTAGAACAGTGCAAACATTGTCAAATGAAGTTTTTTTTACAAGTGATTTTGGCTATTTTTTAGTATGAAAGAGAAAAAAATTAAAGTTCTTGTTCTTTACAACGAAGCTCACCCCGAGTTTTACCAGAAACCAACAAAACCAGCCCCAGAGCTTGATTTTAAGTTGTATTTTGAGGTTGAGACATTAACCCCGATGGAAGAGTATGAGATTATAGTTAAAAAGCTAAGAAGAGTTGGTTTTGATGCCTATGCATTAAATATCAAAGATGATTTATCAGTCTTTTTGAATGAGGTAAATAACAGCCAACCGGATGTAATTTTTAATTTTGTCGAAATATTTAAAGAGAAACCCCGTTTAGAAATGAATTTTGTCGGTCTTTATGAGCTGTTAGGCATCCCTTATACTGGCGCACCTGCAATAACCCTTGCAAATTGCCAAAGTAAATTTCTTACTAAAAAACTGCTTAACTATTATGGGATTAAAACCGCAGAATTTCATTTGTTTAAGAAAATTCCTGAAAAGCTAAATGTTGAAGTCAAATATCCTGTAATAGTAAAACCAGCTTACGAAGATGCAAGTGTCGGAATTGAAAATGAATCTATTGTTTATAACAATGAAGCACTGTTAAAAAGAATTGAATATATCTTTAAGCATTTTAATCAACCTGCATTGATAGAAGAATTTATTGAAGGAAGAGAGTTTAATGTTTCTGTTATGGGTGATCTTAAACCAAAAGTTTTACCGATAAGTGAAATTGATTTTAGTAAAATGCCGGATCATCTGCACAACATTGTAAGCTACCAGGCAAAGTGGGATCCGCACCATGAATCATATCATAAAACAATTCCAATTTGTCCGGCAAAAATTTCTAAAAGTTTGGAAGAAAAACTTAAACACACAGCAATCTCTGCTTTTAAGATTATGGGTACAAGAGATTATGCACGAGTTGATATGCGTGTAACAAGCGATGAAGAAGTATATGTTCTTGAAGTAAATCCAAATCCTGATTTAACAGAAGGTGCAGGGTTTATGCGCTCTGCACACGCTGCAGGATTAAGCTACTCACAGGCATTAAAAAAAATTGTTATGCTGGCTTATGAAAGAGGGAAGGGAGCGAAGTAAGTAGTTTGTAGTTGGCAATCAATTGACAAAATATTAGTGACTATGAAGTGAAATTTGAATTATTCCACAATAGTTTTTGTTAGTATTTTTAGATTCTTGAATGATGTTTGTTCTAATGTCATTGATTAATAGTTGAAAGAGCATTCATGAAAAAACAATTATTTTATTTTTTAATAGTATTTATTTTATCAACAAATATATTACTACATAGTCAACAGCAAGTTAAAATTCCTTGGCCTACTTTAGCCGATTCACCCTGGCCCACACTGCGTGGAGATATGCAAGGTACAGGCAGATCAGAATACATTGGACCCAGAACAAATAATGTTATCTGGAAAAAAGATATGCCTCTTGGTGTAATATATGGGCCACTTATTGGTTATGATAATAATTTATATATGGGTTCAAGAGCGTTATCATTGGATACGGTAAATTATTTTTACTGCCTTGATAAAAACGGAAATAATAATTGGATATTTGAAACTGAAACTTACTTAGCAAATAATGTTGGACCTTTGCTTGGTAGTGATTCATCTGTGATATTTGGCGGAGCACACGAAAAATTATACAAAGTAGATTTTTATGGTAATGAAAAATGGTATGTTTCCCGACTTCCTATCGGTGTAATAAATTTTACTCAATCAATAGACAGATTAGGGAATATTTATATTCCCACAAATGATACAATATTTGTTATTTCTCCAGTGGGTAACATAGTAAAAAAAATTCCGTGGTTTGGAATTTATTGGAGAGGAATTTGTTTTTCTCCTTCAGGCGATACAATGTATTTTAAGGATGAGAACAAACAAGTTGGATGGGCTGGCGCATTAAAATCTACTAATTTAGATGGAAATATAAACTGGAGTTTTAATCCGGGCATTATTAATTGGGGTTTACCACTTATTGATAATCAAAATAATATCTATATCTTAGGCAGAGATACAGTATTAAGCCAAAACTTTTTATTTGCAGTTTCTTCTTCAGGTAATATTAAATGGAAATATGAAATCGTAGGATTTAATAAATACACAGCTCCAACAATAGATAAAAATGGAAATATCATATTTCATGCATTTATTGATGGAACCCGGGAGTATCAAACTGCAATTATATCCCTTGATTACAACGGTAATGAAAACTGGACAACTATTTTAGATTTTGAAAAAGATACATATCAAAATTGGATTGATCACGAATTGGTATGTGACGCGGAAGGAAAAGTCTATTTTGGTACAAGTATAGCTTCATACTTTGGCTGTATTGATACAGATGGAACAATTCTTTGGATATTGGATATGGGAGATTTAGAATATGATTCGTGTCCAGCTATAGGTTCAGATGGAACATTGTATATTGGTGCGCATATAAGTTCAACATTTCCATATCACACTCAAAATCTAATTGCAGTAAAAGATAGTCCTAATTCAGTCTCGGATTATGCAGTAGTTACTGAATATTATCTCTATCAAAACTATCCTAATCCATTTAATCCAAGTACGATTATAAAGTATTCATTAAAAGACGAAGGAAAGGTTTCAATAAAAATATTTAATTCTCTTGGTGAAGAAGTAAGAACATTAGTAAATGAGATAAAACCATCAGGAAATTATGAAGTAGAATTTAACGCAAGCGATTTATCAAGCGGAATTTATTTTTACTTAATGCAAGCTGATAATTTTGTTTCTTCTAAGAAGATGATAGTAATTAAATAGTGCCACATGTTACCCTTGAAAATTAAATTTAACAAAAAACCCGATCCATTAATGAATCGGGTTTTTTAATCTTAAAATTTATCTAAGCTTTTACTTTTTGTAGTGCTGGTACTTTGTGTTTTATAAGTTCATAAACGCCAAACATTACACCGCTAAAGAATAAATCACCAATAAGTGAATTCTGGAAAAATGGAATTGCTGCGATGTAGCTTTCCATTAAGCCTGCTGCGGTTCTTGGATATAAAGTACCAAGTGCCCAAACACCAAAGTTAGTAATTACAAAGAAGCTGACTGAAGCTGTAAGTGAAGCAAGCAAAACATTTTTTACAGAAACCTTTTTAAGCATTACAACTCCAAGTAATACAATTACTGCAAGGCTTATATAAACGATAAATGCAAAAGGATAAAATCCAATTATTGCATCAGTAAAAAGAATTGCTAATAATGGAATAGCAAACGCAAATGCTTTTTTATTATAATGTGCGCCTCCAAATAAAGCCATAGCTGCAATTGGTGCAAAGTTCGGCGGATGTGGAAGTAATCGTACAAATGCTGCGATGCTAATCATCAGTGTAATTACCCAAAAGTTTGATGTGCTCTTTTCCATTTGGTTAGTCATTGTTTTTCCTTTCTGTTAAAATCTCAAGAAAAATATTTCTTTTATAATTGTTTCAAAGATAAAGGTTTAATAATTAAAAATTAAAAAAAAAATTGATTTAAAGCATTAAATGATTTTTTAACTTATTGATTATCGTGCTTAATTGATGAATAATAATCAAGTATTTGTTTTTCTTTATACAATTGTTTCATTTTAATAATACAATCAGCGCACAGGCAATCGTCATAGATTTCCTTAATAAACATCATCTCTGCATTGTTAAGTTGAACTGCAAAACATTGACACTGAGTTATGTTTCCGGGTTTGCATTCAAATGATTTTCCGCACTTGGGGCAATGCTTTATCTCGTACTTAGTGCTATTTAACATTTTTCAACATTATCTAATGAAATTTTATCAACATTAAATAAAATCTGCTTAGAGTTTATGATTGCCCCTTCAATTCCAGTTTTAAACTTATTTTTATTTACATAAAAGATAAAATCTGAAAAACCAATCTCCTTATTTTGATAGATAAATTTATTGTCTGATAAGACAATCCCATTTTTTTTGGCAATTCTTAGAATATCTTTTAACATAAAAACCTCTACATATTTTTATTTAATAAGCGTCATCTTCCTTGAGGATATAAATTCCTGGTTACCATTTGTAATACTGAGAATGTAAATGTAAACACCACTTGATAAACTGCTTGCATTAAAATCAACTGAATAATTTCCTGCAGATTTAAACTCATCTACTAACTTTGTAATTTCATTTCCAAGTACATCATAAATTTTTAGAGATGTTTGTCCGCTTACAGGCATTTGCCAGCTAATCTTGGTAGTTGGATTAAACGGATTAGGATAGTTTTGATTTAGCAAAAATGAAGTTGCAATAAAATTATCATCAATTGATGAAGGTTGAGTGTTATATTTAAATAGTAATCTTCTTGGTGCAACACTTGCTTGATATGTTCCTTTTACTGTGTAAGAACTATCGAGAATACTGAGAGTTCCATTAAGAATAAAGTTTTTTGCATCCAGTACAAAGTGTTGTTTGGTTACATAATCAAATGCATAGCCATAATAATAATTGTTTGGATATACAGATGATAGTACAACGGAAGCATTAGTGTTGGTTAAGTCAAATTTTACAATATCATTCAGATATGAAATGAAGAAAATATTGTTACTGTTTTTATCTACAAAAATATCTTTGCCGAATCCATAAAAAGAAACGCTGTAGTTTTCAACTTCCTGGTATGTTGAAACATCTATTTTAAATATTTTGCCTTCTGTTTCATCTCCAGGACAGCCGATCAATAAGTAACCATCATTCGAAATCGCAAATGATGATGGATCTTTTTTAACTGTAATTGTTGCAATAACAGAATCAACTGCAGGATCGATAACTGAAACTGTGGAATCGGAACCTCCGCCCCAAACACTTGTATTTGCAACAAAAACTTTATTATTGTGGGCTATTATTTCTTGTGGATAAACTCCTACAGTAATGTTTTTAACAAAAGAAAAATCATTAAGATTTAAAACAGAAACATTACCCACTGATCCGTTGGTTAAATAAATTTTATCATTGGTTATTGCAAGAGAGTAAGGATTTGTTCCGACTGTTGCAGAACTTATAACTGTCCCAAGTGTATCAAGTTTATATATTTTTCCGCTGCTTCCATAACTGCCTTGCTCAGTTAAGTAAAGATAACCTTCATGATAAACCAGTCCATCAGGATACAAGCCAATATTACCCGGTGAAAATATGCTTTGTATAAAATTACTCGATTGGTTATCATATAGAGATAACATTGATGAGCCGGTACTAAAGCCACCTTCTGAAAGCACATAAACTTTACTCAATTGCTGAGCATTTAAACTAAATGCAATCAAAATATACAAAACGAACGTTAAAAGATTCTTCATAGCACTCCTTTAATAATTTATTGATAATGTTAAAAAGTAATTTCTTAATGGCATTGGGTATCCCGATATAGTTTGGTAATCGGCATTTGTAATATTATTTACTTCAAGTTTTAGTGTAGATGCGATTTCCCAAAATTTTAATTTGAATGAGATATTTCCATCCAAAATATTAAATGATTTCATTGATTTTATATTTTCAAAATCAGAGAATCTTTTTCCAGTATGTGTGTAGAAAAAATTCAGACTAGCTAAATTGTAATCTATCATTAAGCCAAGTTTTACAGCTTGCAATGGCAGGTAGGGTAAATATTTATCTTTTGATGGATCACCGGAAAATGATTCATTTGTTTTTTTTGAATTGATAAGATTTAAGCCTGAGTTAAATCTTATATTAATTTGCTCGTTTAGTTTTTGATTTATAGAAATATTAATCAAATAATTATTTGATTCTGATGATGCGATATTTATTGGCGCCCACAGCAAATTCCTTTGAGGTATCCACATAATTTTATTCTTGGCGTTTATATGTGTGTATGTAAAATCGAATTGTATCGGTATAAAAAAAACAATCCCGCTTGTAAAACCGGTCTCAAAGTTAAAAGATCCTTCAGGTTTAAGATCAGGATTGCCAGATTCTTTCCAGTAAAGATCATTAAATGTTGGTGCTCTAAAATTATTACCAACATTCGCTCTTATATTTAAATCGATTTTTTCAAAAGGCTTGTAGTTTAATCCGATCTTAGATGTCAAAGCATTCTTTTTAAGATCAGAGAAATGATCGACACGGACTGATGAAAATAACTTAAGATTATCAAGAGCACTGCTGCCTGTGGATATAAATAGAGCGTGTTGATTTCTTCTTGAATTACTTTCTACTTCATTACTTTTCAATTCAGCATAAGCAAAACTGTAACCGGTTATAAGATCAAAATTTGTAAACTTTAGTTGTAATTCAGGTGCAAAACTTGCAACAATATTTTTATAATTACTATTTGTTACAGGTTTAATTTGATAGTTCTGCAAGTTATTCTGAAAGTTAAAATTCCCTTTAAAAATAACCTGATCAGAAAATATTTTTTCAAATGAAATTATATTATTCCAGTTTTTATCTTTTTGATTGGTTTTTGATGGAGGTGCCCCGGTTTCAATTCCCGGTACCTGTTTATTTTGATACGAAAATGTTGAATAAAAATTTATTTTGTTTGTGTTATTAAAAAATAACTGCGAATTTATTCCAAAATCATAAAGATTATAAGCGGCATTTTCCCGATCTTTTAACTGTGA is a window of Ignavibacterium sp. DNA encoding:
- a CDS encoding VOC family protein — protein: MADHLIAHCEIPTTDLNKSKEFYQKVLGWDFRPFGHDYLLFNNHKGTMVGLRRVDEVIKGDSTIFHVNIPDIESILKKAKENGGAVKRTRTVIPAMGWYALFNDSEGNTIGLYQKS
- a CDS encoding OsmC family protein, which codes for MAVKKAFVKQLQGITFTGKTDSNHWITMDGPENFYGSNAGIRPKELILLSLAGCTGSDVIAILQKKKVKLDNLEINITAEQQETHPQVYTKIHIEFLFYGKDIAEKDVERAIELSQNTYCSVTAMLQKSVEITHSYKIIKSE
- a CDS encoding NAAT family transporter; its protein translation is MDSLLQFSLLAFTSLFTMINPLGVIPVYNTLTEGMTSKQAAAIAFKATSTALIVLLLFTFGGNMIFNIFNISVNGLKIVGGILFFYSGYDMLRGKLTRITSDNEKNEEAIKNFAIAPLGIPMITGPGVITISIVLMNDAPDFTHKSLLIVSILFVMGITHIILLSSRRILGFLGESGNKVLTRIMGLIVMVIAVELFFRGLKPIIQDILNIH
- a CDS encoding ATP-grasp domain-containing protein, with product MKEKKIKVLVLYNEAHPEFYQKPTKPAPELDFKLYFEVETLTPMEEYEIIVKKLRRVGFDAYALNIKDDLSVFLNEVNNSQPDVIFNFVEIFKEKPRLEMNFVGLYELLGIPYTGAPAITLANCQSKFLTKKLLNYYGIKTAEFHLFKKIPEKLNVEVKYPVIVKPAYEDASVGIENESIVYNNEALLKRIEYIFKHFNQPALIEEFIEGREFNVSVMGDLKPKVLPISEIDFSKMPDHLHNIVSYQAKWDPHHESYHKTIPICPAKISKSLEEKLKHTAISAFKIMGTRDYARVDMRVTSDEEVYVLEVNPNPDLTEGAGFMRSAHAAGLSYSQALKKIVMLAYERGKGAK
- a CDS encoding T9SS type A sorting domain-containing protein, coding for MKNLLTFVLYILIAFSLNAQQLSKVYVLSEGGFSTGSSMLSLYDNQSSNFIQSIFSPGNIGLYPDGLVYHEGYLYLTEQGSYGSSGKIYKLDTLGTVISSATVGTNPYSLAITNDKIYLTNGSVGNVSVLNLNDFSFVKNITVGVYPQEIIAHNNKVFVANTSVWGGGSDSTVSVIDPAVDSVIATITVKKDPSSFAISNDGYLLIGCPGDETEGKIFKIDVSTYQEVENYSVSFYGFGKDIFVDKNSNNIFFISYLNDIVKFDLTNTNASVVLSSVYPNNYYYGYAFDYVTKQHFVLDAKNFILNGTLSILDSSYTVKGTYQASVAPRRLLFKYNTQPSSIDDNFIATSFLLNQNYPNPFNPTTKISWQMPVSGQTSLKIYDVLGNEITKLVDEFKSAGNYSVDFNASSLSSGVYIYILSITNGNQEFISSRKMTLIK
- a CDS encoding DUF6580 family putative transport protein, which gives rise to MTNQMEKSTSNFWVITLMISIAAFVRLLPHPPNFAPIAAMALFGGAHYNKKAFAFAIPLLAILFTDAIIGFYPFAFIVYISLAVIVLLGVVMLKKVSVKNVLLASLTASVSFFVITNFGVWALGTLYPRTAAGLMESYIAAIPFFQNSLIGDLFFSGVMFGVYELIKHKVPALQKVKA
- a CDS encoding TonB-dependent receptor produces the protein MRKKISCLFFTSLFLLSGNSFCQSNDTLKTYQLDNIIVTATKFNTDLKSSPNKIEIIDAELINNFNGNRLPEILNNSSSVYIKSYGATPTLKTISLNGLGAEHTLILVDGVKINSFQNGQIDLSLIPKENIERIEIVNNGMSSIYGSEAIGGTINIITNYKNPFYNDDNFNVKANVGLGSFNTSRYGLTFNKRLNNFNINVFYDYEKSDGNFEYYFNNGSTSQLKDRENAAYNLYDFGINSQLFFNNTNKINFYSTFSYQNKQVPGIETGAPPSKTNQKDKNWNNIISFEKIFSDQVIFKGNFNFQNNLQNYQIKPVTNSNYKNIVASFAPELQLKFTNFDLITGYSFAYAELKSNEVESNSRRNQHALFISTGSSALDNLKLFSSVRVDHFSDLKKNALTSKIGLNYKPFEKIDLNIRANVGNNFRAPTFNDLYWKESGNPDLKPEGSFNFETGFTSGIVFFIPIQFDFTYTHINAKNKIMWIPQRNLLWAPINIASSESNNYLINISINQKLNEQINIRFNSGLNLINSKKTNESFSGDPSKDKYLPYLPLQAVKLGLMIDYNLASLNFFYTHTGKRFSDFENIKSMKSFNILDGNISFKLKFWEIASTLKLEVNNITNADYQTISGYPMPLRNYFLTLSINY
- a CDS encoding hydrolase, whose amino-acid sequence is MRRNPIILKKETTALLIIDLQERILPVIRNYESVLENTVKLIKGFKAMQLPIYFTEQYPKGLGPTSAKILEELSGYTAYQKMSFSCSGAENLFEEFYKNKLSQIVVCGVESHVCVQQTVLDLIANDFQVDLAADAASSRKEIDYQIALDRMRTLGAEITTTESILFELLEVCGTPVFKEVSKIVK
- a CDS encoding cysteine-rich CWC family protein is translated as MLNSTKYEIKHCPKCGKSFECKPGNITQCQCFAVQLNNAEMMFIKEIYDDCLCADCIIKMKQLYKEKQILDYYSSIKHDNQ
- a CDS encoding T9SS type A sorting domain-containing protein: MKKQLFYFLIVFILSTNILLHSQQQVKIPWPTLADSPWPTLRGDMQGTGRSEYIGPRTNNVIWKKDMPLGVIYGPLIGYDNNLYMGSRALSLDTVNYFYCLDKNGNNNWIFETETYLANNVGPLLGSDSSVIFGGAHEKLYKVDFYGNEKWYVSRLPIGVINFTQSIDRLGNIYIPTNDTIFVISPVGNIVKKIPWFGIYWRGICFSPSGDTMYFKDENKQVGWAGALKSTNLDGNINWSFNPGIINWGLPLIDNQNNIYILGRDTVLSQNFLFAVSSSGNIKWKYEIVGFNKYTAPTIDKNGNIIFHAFIDGTREYQTAIISLDYNGNENWTTILDFEKDTYQNWIDHELVCDAEGKVYFGTSIASYFGCIDTDGTILWILDMGDLEYDSCPAIGSDGTLYIGAHISSTFPYHTQNLIAVKDSPNSVSDYAVVTEYYLYQNYPNPFNPSTIIKYSLKDEGKVSIKIFNSLGEEVRTLVNEIKPSGNYEVEFNASDLSSGIYFYLMQADNFVSSKKMIVIK